A segment of the Stigmatopora nigra isolate UIUO_SnigA chromosome 15, RoL_Snig_1.1, whole genome shotgun sequence genome:
GTGCACCAAAacataatgtgaaaaaaacccTTACCTCTTTAGGAGAACAAGATGGCAGTGTGTGCACTGACCATGCTGGACGGGATGGGAGGGGACGCCACAGTGGTAGGTGGCGGCCTACTGGTGGCCCTGGCACTTGTCCTGGCGTGGCTCTCAACCCACGTAGCTGACCGTGGTGACCACATCCTGGGCGCCATCCTGACGACGGGCACCCACTCCTCCGTCATTAGCGTCGGAGGGGACTCGGGTGGTAACACCACGGCCGATACACCTGAACAGACAGGTGCCAGCCCACCTGCTTTGGAAAACAAGCCGGATGACGTGGACGCGGACGAAGGGGCGTCACCTGAGGATGCAGATTTGCTGTTGGACATTCAGAGCAAAGCACCACCGGGGGGGAGCCTTTGCGCTTCGGATGTGGATGAAGAAGATGATTACGGTGATGAAGAGGAGCTCGAGGATGGATGTAAAAAAGGCTTGAGCACTTCTGTTCCGCCGTCCTTTTGTGTGCGCCTCAAGTTTTTAAACGACACTGAGGAAGTGGCTGTCGTCAAGCCTCACCATACTGTGGACCAACTCAAAAGGTAAATTGGGTTTTTATGGCATTACAGTTTGGGCCAAAAAACAGCCCAGCAATCACATGTAATATTGCCATTTTTAGAGGTAAATAACTTTGAGGAACTGTTATTTACCTTGTGTATTTCTCCTTGATCAGTAAGTACTTCTCTGGGCGTGAGCATCAGATCAAGCTGATCTACCAAGGCCAACTCCTGCAGGACTCCAAGAGAACTCTTCTATCGCTCAACGTGACTCACAACAGCGTCATCCACTGCCACGTCTCGCAGGCCCCTCATGATGTAAACCCAGCGGCAGGAGAGGCCGGTTCCCTCCAAGGGGCCACAACAGTCTCTGGTGGCTTGCGGCCACCGGGCATGGTCATAAGCACGGGCAGCCTGGTGGTGCCCGTGTTCGTAGTGATCCTGGCTGTGGTGTGGTATTTCCGCATCAACTACCGCCAGTTCTTCACCGCGCCCGCCACCATCTCACTGGTGGGCGTCACTGTCTTCTTTAGCTTCCTCATCTTTGGCATGAATAGCCGCTGAAGAAACTAATTTCCAAACTCAAGCTATTTTCGCCAAAGTCCTGAAAGTCTTATAGTTGGATCATCCACATGCTGTAAATCTATGGAACACATTTCACATTATACTTATATACAGCAATGGAACATCATTAAAACcaccaaagaggaaaaaacgAGTGGGGACCTGCATTTGACATCACCAAAACCCtgtctacgttttttttttggctaattgAGAGGGGATGGGATGGACCTATGAACTATATTGTTGTTAATTTGAGCTTTCTATTGTTTAAGGCTGCTTACCAAATCAATGATTTAGTGctaatattttttcaatgtgtagAAACTAATTTAAAGGCTAAAATAATTGATGAAAGTAGCCCATGCCTGGTGTATTTTGTGTACAATTGTGTATTtagtgtaaataaaataaatagtagcTAAATTTGGCacttatgtggaaaaaatgatcTGGACTCtgacattttcaattaaaagcATTGGAAAACCCTaccattctttctttcttttttatttacgAACATGAGTAATGCAGGACAGtgctcaaaatatatatatttttttacatttgttgaTATTTAGAGCAGACttcaacaggaaaaaaacaccatacaAAACCACACCGgactataaaaatatacacGTTTAGATTTCAAATATGTGACCTTACCTTCTCCATCTCCACCACCATTGATAATTATAAATGTGCAATCacaatgtttgtattttgaatACAAGGTACGATGCAATGTCACGTTAACATTTGGATCCTTACATCAATCAGATAATCAGGTCTTCATAATAATCatgacaaaactgaaaatatagcTCACAACTCACAAGTATACAAAAGTAGCATTTTTCTGCAAATCGTGGCCAGCAACAACTTATTGTGGAGAATCCACATCCATCTTTTGGGGTACATGGCGCCACTAATTGAAGAAATACGTTACACAAGTCGCAACTTCACCTAAAATAGACAGCAGTAAAGAAAGCAAAAGGAATGTGTGTTTGGGCACCTGAATGCATCGTCCTGACAGATATCCTTTCCTTTCAAGTTTGAGCTGTGGAGGGGGAGTGTCTTCTGGCGCTAGTTCAAATCGTCATAGATGCTAGAAATAGAAGGAGCGGGAAGTTTGGGTCGTTTTTTCTTAGTGGGCAAGCTAACATTACTCTGTGAGACAGTGCCATTGCTGCCACTCGATAGATTTCCGCTTGTTCCTTCACTGGCTCCTGCCGCACTGTTCATGGCAAGTGACGttcgtttcttttttttgggcctGCGGGGGTCCGAATGGTTGGTGCCTGGAAGACAAAATGGGATGGAAGCGTGCAGGAATGAGgtacacacattgaaaacagTGAAATGTGCTACATAGCAAATGATTCCTTACTGGCTCGAGAAGATGCAGAGTCGGTGGGCGAAACCTCTGGCGAGTCTTCCCACTGCAGGCGGCTGATGAGGTTCTGAGACCCACCGGCATCCCCTTGAAGATCGAACGTGCCACTTTCTACCATGGCGTCGGCATCAGGCAGGGAAGATCTGTTGACCATGGCAAACACACAAGTTTGGTGCCTGATTGGCCTAAAAACATCAATTCCACCTTTTCAAAGTGAAACCCAGCAACATAACagtatgttatttttcttctttcattgATGATTGGCTAGAAGAAATTACATGGATGTTAATGAGGAGGCGTCTATTTTGAGTTTCAAAATGTGGCGCCCTAGCTTCATATGGGTAATAACATGCAACAaactataacaaaaaaaaacacacattctcACATGCATTACTCCAAACACACCCACCTGTGAACTTTGTCATACGTGAGCACATACATTTAGCAGTACATGTACACGTACTTCAGTCATTTACAAAGAATAGGTATTTAACGctgtaaaaacaaattcattaatTGAAAACcacaaccattcactcacaGGGGAGGTCACTATAAAGTACACATGTAAGAAAAGGGGTGGCTTGCGGGTTAAATTGGGGAGGGCTAGGGGGGCACACTCACGCGGACGGCCCCAGGAGGAACACCCTGACGCTCCTCCTCTGCTCGTCCGTGTGCTGAGGACATCGCTGAGACCTGGTGGGTGGGACACAAGGTGGCGTTATACATCCCAGACCAGCTGACGCACACGCCTCGCCGACACTTTTTTCCACCCTAATTAGCTCCTTCCACTCAGAGACACAGAAAATGGGCCCAGGAGAGTTAATGAGATGGTGTTTATTCACCTGTGGGTGTTACACAGTGCACTGCGAAGAAGGTTCTTGCTCGCTGTTCGCACTTTAATGTAACAATATGGCATCATCCAGCATCCCAATAGGGTTTGAATGACTtccaattttgttgtttgtcaCTGATTCAATGACATTTATTTGGGAGAATTGTCAATTGACGAGTCAGACTCAAGTCACTTAAAAATGTCTTCCAGGCAGCCGTTTTGCGGAGTCTCTGAGTGAAAAGGCAGGTGATTGGTCGCCTGAGTGTGGGCGCGTGCGTGCAGGTCAATGGCTCGTCAGTCCGGCTGCCACTTGTGTTCAACCTTCAGTCAGTCCCAACATTGAAACTCAATAAGATGAAAGTGAAGTCGACATGCACTTCACTTTCATTTCAGATTACTATTGGGGGAAAGGGGAACTTTTTATAGGGGAAGACACACAAAACCGTATCGCAGCGGTGTGTAAGTGGGGTACATACCTCGTGCACATCTTCTTGGTGTGTTCAGAGATAACTCCACATTGCTGAACACATGTACAAGTGCTTAGAAAGCCTCTTTCTGAGCCAACTTATAGATTATGGTAcacattttgtatgaaaggCATCCGAACAAGCAGAATTACACATTTGTATGGTGGTGGAGGGAAGACTTGAGATATACTACTTTCGCGGAATGCTCTCAAAAGTAcaataatccctcgattatcgcgtcttcacttatcgcatATTCagtactttgtgattttttccgctattcatttttgattttttttttaagttcttaGTTTTTAAGTTGCTGTAGTCGACAAGTGTCAAGTTGGGCTTTAGTATCAAACCTTAAGAAGGACATTCTCACCGTGGTCAGAAGCGACCTAACTTCTTCAGGACCCAGAGTTTCATAATTGATGCCAGTgctgttgtagttgttgtactAAAAGGCATAAGACATGAAAAACGTTCAAAGTGAGTGACAAAGCAGTGTTGCCACTGTGCAGAGAGGTGAGACTGATTAATGAGGTGGTTACCTTAAAAGATTCTGACGGGACACTGCTGCCCAGATCACCTGAAACAGAAAACGAGGAAGGGATGTTAAAATGACTTGATAAACTTTAATATCCCCAACTTCTCATTAAATGCATTATGCAGGTAACATGACATCAACAAGTGTAGTATAAATATTTGAAGTTCATTTTATTCCTTTGTATTCAAATTCTATGTACTTATCAGAcctttaaaatatacatttacaaatatacaatatttaaaTGAGATCAAACACATGCAGGTATATCAATGTTATTTAAGATACTGACCATTCTTGTGCTTTAGAGATTTTGAGCGTCGAGGTGAATTTTGATTCTGcgtgaatgaaaaacaaaagttgCAGATAACCCAACATTGTCGATATTAAGGagaattttaaaaagagaaagaacCTTATCTGACTTTCTCTTCTTGGCTGCAAGCagaaaataacaatgtttttgggggagaaaaaaaatgtattacaaaaaagcaattctgtttctttttcaaattcCTACTCACATTTCTTCTCTGCACCATACGACCAGTCATTATCATTCAGGTCATCATTGTCTTCCTGGTCGCTCTCTGATTTGctgacattgttgttgttgctggcaAGCCTGTCGGAAATAGGCAATACATTCAATAAGGATAAGCATTTTGAGTCATTTGGGTGGGGCAACCTGCGGCTGGCGATGCGGCTGCTGTTGCGACCCATGCCCAGACACTTCTCCAAGTGGGGTGCGAAACGGGACGCTGCAATCAGTCGCTTGCAGTTGGGACACTCGCACTCCTTGTTCTTCCACTGATTGTACACTTGGCCGAAGATGTCCAGCCCTGGCTGGTCCACAATCTCTGCAAAATGGACACATGGCAAAAATGGGGGAGTTCCTTTTGTGGACATATTAGGAAATCTTTCAGGAAGCAGATTTTATCAAGGAGGAGTCTTTGAAAATCAAAGTACAGGCAGTAAGGCATGACGGTACCAACCGAATTCCTTGGCACTCTCTGGATCGGTGTCGTCCAAGAAGAAGTAGCCATGCTTGACGGCACGGTGCACCTCAAAGCAAAGGCCCAGGCAGGCGTCTTCCACCAGCTCAGAGTAGATGTCGTGGACTAAGGCCTACATAATCACAATAGTTGAAATAATAACTAATTTTGCCCCTCTGTAGTGAAATCATGATTCATGCCTCAGAACccagtcaattattttgttccCTATTCTGCACTATGTATGTCCCATACATATCCCGTGTTTGCTTCCCGGTTAACCACTAGATGGCGACAAATTGTTTGACGCAGTACCATTTTTCTCTATTGTAGATTTCCCATATTTTGCGTGTGAAGGGTATGGAAATAATTGTTAGTTACTGTGTAATTGTTGTTGTACCTCCAGCCTGTTGTTGTCCGGGCCTGACAGGGCCATATCCtccattttcatttgaaaacccTCTAAAGAATCTTCTCAGTGGCGTCGTAATGTGATGATGCTGTGTGACAtattcaaggaaaaaataatgGTGACATGAAGACGGACGTTCTTAGCGAGTtaaatttacaaaataatattcatattcACTCATAATCTTTCCTCCAACCTACTTTTATGGAAATAGCAGTGATGACAATCAATAGTAGTCGTATCACTTAATATATCACTCACACAAGCACCATCATTAAATACTTAAACCCTATATCAAGATGAAGAAGAGAGTATTTTCCACTCAAATGTACAGTCACTTATAAGTAAAGTGGCGTCATGGAGGTTTTATTTGGTTACGAATGAACAGCACAAGAAACGTAAGGATTTAGGTAGGTTTAAGTGCTTGCTAGCATTAGCTACTTAGCGGACTGGTGAACGCCGAACAGTGATGCGCGTGTGGCAACCAGCGTTAACGTGCACGCGCATTATcattttatcatcatcattcatAATCACCAAAAACACTATTATGATTACGTTTGGTTTGCTTTACCTCGTCACTGAAGCGGCCCGTTCCCCCCGGCGGGAGGCAACACAACATGACCCGCGTCAGTCAATGCGAGAATTCTTCGTCGACGTCCATACTGCAATTGTCACTCAAAAATGGTGTGTTTTGTTTAAATGGTTTGTTTGTCGCAAGTGTGGACAAATTAAACATTCGTTTCGTTTTGTGCTGGTTGACAGTCGCGAATCGGCCATGCAGCAGCGTTCGACCAATCATAACAAGTGGTAACAATGAACTTCCGTTTACGTCATATAATTgaattattcatgtttttttccccttttttaaggCAACTGCGCTAGAGTGTAACTACGGGGAATGCAACCCAGGACAAACAACCgtgaatgtattttaatttcgaCATAAGTAAAAATAAGACTGtacattcccccccccccccaaaaaatatatatagcatTGGAATTTGTCCcacaaaaacatttctaaaaaggattttgggggtgctggagtatatCCCAGGTAATTATACTCAGCTGACACACTGAATTGATTGCCATCCAATTACAGGGGACAATCAGGCTCACACTTAtatctaggggtaatttagtgtCTTAACAgtttactgtgcatgtttttgggatgttgaaGGAAGTGGATGGTCCTAGCAGTAGTCTAACATACAAGACAACCCATTCAAGATTGTGTTTATTTGCCCAAATACTTGAACTACAAGAACATCAACACCCTCCGCTATAGAAaacatcacgtttttttttttttttgtcaaatgataAGCAGTACAAATTTGTAAAGCTTTTTTCAAACATCTCTCTCCCTGacaaggaaaacaaaacaaccagGAGATAGACCGGCAGGGAAAAAACACATCATACAAAATCAAAAGTATTTACAAGAATCTTACAtcggcctacatacatatactacataggcctacatacatatactacataggaaTAGCATATGTATGTAGGCATATGTATGTGGGCCTATGTGGTATATGTATGtgggcctatgtagtatatacataggcccacatacatatactacatatgccTACACTCGCAACAAAAACAGATTCGGCATGGCTTCTTcttgattattttaatatagGACAAGATACCACCTCTGAGAACTAAACGGGATAAAATCAAGAGCAGAGGAggaagagagggggggggggggaagtaTTAACAAGGAAACATTCTTAAGAGTGCAATTTTTCCAGTACAAAGACCCTTGCATCCTGCCTGCTCCTCTCCCTGCTTTAAGTATCCCACCTGGTTGTTGTGTTCTTTGGCTGTAATAAGCCTGGCTCGTCCCTGCGGaacaatcaaataaaatggGCAAGATTgttttaaaacttaaaaaaagaaagaaaaaaaacgaagccTCAATTTGGAACATCGCCAAACCAGTGGGATGCGCGTTTGACTAAAATTTGCAGAAGGACTAACATGGGAACAAAAAAGAAGTTGATGTATGACATTATGACATTGAGGAAGCGTGGGCATGGGCTTGCAAAGTGGCAGAGCTTCCCCATCTTCGAATCCCCGTGGCTCAGCTTAGTCTGTCTTGTCACGGCGGTCACGCCTCCATTCAGAATTGTACGTCACCCTTCAGTCTGTCTCAGAGTCTGAGGATTCTCCCGAGTTGGAACCGCTGCTGCTCTCTTCTGACTTGTTCTCCTTGTCATCCACTTCATCGtcatcctcgtcgtcgtcgtcgtcgtcatcatcatcatcatcatcatcgtcgtcgtcgtcatcgtccttctttaaaataaacacaaggTGGCAACTTTTGTTAGCCATACTCTAAGATAAAAGTTAGTAAACATTTGCATTTATCTAGTTTAAAGCCTTTGactttttcgcaaaaaacacCTTACTGCATCAGCACAACTtacgtcatcatcgtcatcatcatcgtcgtcgtcgccgctgGAGGATGCTGCTTCTGAGGAAGCCATTTCTTTGTCGTTGTCGTTGTCTTCTTCATCGTCCTCGTCCTCTTCCTCAGATTCCTATAGGAGGCCACACAAGGAGTGAATTCTTGCTCATTTCCAAATGGATCATTCTGTTTATAAATATCTTTTAAACAGACAGTAGTCCCAAATGTTAAGCTTACAGTTTTCTTCAACTTTGCTTTGGGGCCTGTCGGTTTCGCTGGGGCTTTCCTCTTCTAAAAGATTGAAAAgacatttcaataaaaatagTGACAGTGAAGTAAAATAATGGCCACCAAGTCCTGTTGCGTTTGGAAATCCAGACTCACCTGAGAGTTGTACTCTTTATAGGTGTTCCTGATTTGAGCAGGCAAACTCTGTGACAGGAGAGAAGTGTTAAAAAGATGCTTCATTAAAGCAGCAACAGCAAGCATTTAGAACTTCAGAACACTCACCGTAAGCCACTCTTCCAGCACCACTTTGTACTGCATCTGCATCTCCTCGGCAATCTTCTTGTAGCGATCCTTGTCCTTCAGAGCCAGACTCTGCCAGCGGCTGCCGATCTCCGTCATCCTCTCTTTCATTGGCAGGTGGTTGAGCTCACCGTTGGAAAGCATCTCCTGAGAAAACTTCTGGTACCCATTTCTAATGGAAAAACAGGACGTCAGCTTGATGGAAATGAAATGGGGAAATTCACTCAAGAAATTGGGATTCAAACTCACGAAGGAGGCTTTTTGGGTTCACCCTCAAACTTCATTTTCTTCCCCACTGCGGTGGCGACAGGCGAACGCATTTCGCAAAGGTCTCGCTGTGGACAGGAGACACCAAATGTTGGTTGGCAGTCAACAAACCAGTCGTCGGTAGCGACCCGAGGCCAACACACTGCTGTCTAACCTCATATCTTTTCTGGTCTTCTGCCGCCTTCTTGATCCACATgatcttttccttcttttccatTGTGCTCCAGGTTCCCTCCATTGCTTTCTGGGCTTTGGGGCGGTCATTCTACAACACAGGAGCAATCTCAGGTGAACTAGCATTGAGCATGTAGCCTTACCAGTGCATACAACTACAAGACACTATGTCTccacaatgaaaaatatgataGGTGTGCCAACCTTAAATCTGGCAAGATAGTCTCCAATGACGCTCTGCTGCCAGATATCCTGCGCTGTCTTGGGTGGGTCAGGCAGACTGCGGTCCTCTTTCTTCTCAGACTGGGCCTTCAGGGTAGATTCCAGTCGCTTGTACTTCTCCTATGTTCAAACCAAGGCCACGGTTACATAATTGAAAGAAATTGCTGTTCAAATTTCTTTGTCCCGTCTTACCTTCTTCTTGTCGGGCAGCTCGTTCCACATGCGCGCCAGCAGCCGCGTCAGTTCGCTGTCAGAAAGATCTGGACGCTCTTGGTGGAGCTTGGGACGTTTCTCCTCGGAGAAGATGAATATCGCTGAGATGGGCCGCTTGGGTTTCTCTGGACTGGCCTTCAAATTAAGTAACAGCAATAATGTAATCAGaaacagaaaatgacaaaataatccaGAACTTCCTTGCTCTAATTACCATAGCTTTGGAGTTTCTCTTTCTGGAAGCAGCGCTGTTAGCCAATATCCCTCTCTTGACTCCCACCTTTTCCTCAGACAAGACTCTTTGCTGCTCCTCCTCAGTCAAACCCtgaagagacaaaaaaagtgcagtttaaattattaaaatctTACACCCGGATCCTATTTTTAACAAGGTCAAAAAGTTTTCACTTGATGTGTTCTTCCCATGACGACACAggttttatcttttatttttagcgaactttgttgttatttgttgcCAAAGTATGAAAAACTTACACTGAGGAATCtgttcatttcaatttcataCTCCTTCTTTCTCTGTGGAGAGAATAAAAAGACATATTCAGAGCAAAGTCGAGAGATAGGCGGCCATTTTGCGTTACCTGCTCGCAGCGTTTCTGGTAAGCCTCCTTCTCGCTCTGCTTGATCAGCCTCCAGCGCTGGCTGCACATCACCATGCGCTCGGTGCTGGGCACATCCTTCATGCTGGACATAAGCTCGGCACAGAACATGGAGTAACCGTTcctgaagagagaaaaaaaaataaatatgagtaTCCTCTTTCTGAAATGCGGATGGACGAGATGGGCAGGAGTGACTGACGGTGCAGGCTTGTCGGGGCGCCCCTCAGATTTGTCTTTCAGGTGCCTCTCGGCTTTGGTCAGCGTGGACTTGGCAAAGTCCCCCTGTGACAGATTCAACTCGGGGTGTTGCTGGATGTATTCGCGCATGGTCTCCTGAGAAatagaagaaacaaaaagtgTAAAGGGAATATGTGCCAATCACTAGCAGATTTGCAAACATCTAATTATCTGCCAAATTTGTAGTCAAGACGGCCCGTCATATATATGCCCCCAATCAGACATCGCGAAAGCATCTTTCCTTTGGAGGCATGCTGCATCTTCTCACCTGGTATTCCTTTTGCTGCTCCAGTGACTTGGCGATCCACTTAAGTCTCTTCTTGTCCGTGAGCTGTGTCCACTGCTTGCCGAGAAAGTCCTTGACCTCCTTTATGGTGGCCTGAAGAATAGCCAAAAAGGTCAATGTGCACCCCAATGATATAACGTGCACGCACAACCCAGAAAAACAACTTACATCCGGTTGGACCTTTTGGTAGGCCTTTTTTTCATGGCTGAACCACAGCTGTTGGGGAGTTTTGGCCTTCTCAGGAATATTTGGGCCTTTCTTGGACATGCTTTCGGCAAGGTCAGGGTGTTCCTCCCTATAAGGTAACACTCTTGTGAACTAGTCCAAGGTTAAGTGGCAAAAATTCAAGAATGTAGTAGATCATCTCACCTGAACCTCGTCATGCTGTgtacaaatgtttgtttgtccgTCTGGAAGTCTTCCATATATTTGTTCTAAAAGCAAAAGTTGAAACTTCAGAATCTAGTGGTCTCTTTTTGATACATACCAAATGAACATCCGTGCttgcctttttcttttctggGAGCTCACGGTATTTCTTGGACAAGATCTTGGTCAAATCTAAGTTGCTCATTTCTGGATGCAATTTTGCATACTTTGCCCGCTTCTCCATGAAGAAGCGAAAGTAAGGTGTCAAAGGCTTCTTGGGGAAATCGGGATGTTTCTGTCGTGCCAAGATAACATTTTTAGTAACATAACACTCAGATTAAAGAGCCACTTTCGATCCACCTTAATTGCACAAATGGCTGATCCCAGGAACGTCCCTCTCCTGCGCGATGAGCCGTTCTAAATCATattaatttatcatttatttttacatgagCTTTGTTCCCAAAATATTCATTTCCTAAATTTTCCCCACATACCCAAATCCACCAACATTGAAGCAATTTGAGAGGTATCCCTGCTCAAGTATGCACACTTCTTATGCAAAGATGTGA
Coding sequences within it:
- the ubtf gene encoding nucleolar transcription factor 1 isoform X1 is translated as MSGDLEKDCLQMNGNMETTSQDQEWAQEDLLQLLEGMKSAIPPKDATKYKTTESHLDWQKIAFNSYTPEMCKQKWSEVAKEIRKFRTLTEMIFDAQDYIKNPYKGKKLKNGSSRRRGTFLGSAICAIKKHPDFPKKPLTPYFRFFMEKRAKYAKLHPEMSNLDLTKILSKKYRELPEKKKNKYMEDFQTDKQTFVHSMTRFREEHPDLAESMSKKGPNIPEKAKTPQQLWFSHEKKAYQKVQPDATIKEVKDFLGKQWTQLTDKKRLKWIAKSLEQQKEYQETMREYIQQHPELNLSQGDFAKSTLTKAERHLKDKSEGRPDKPAPNGYSMFCAELMSSMKDVPSTERMVMCSQRWRLIKQSEKEAYQKRCEQRKKEYEIEMNRFLSGLTEEEQQRVLSEEKVGVKRGILANSAASRKRNSKAMASPEKPKRPISAIFIFSEEKRPKLHQERPDLSDSELTRLLARMWNELPDKKKEKYKRLESTLKAQSEKKEDRSLPDPPKTAQDIWQQSVIGDYLARFKNDRPKAQKAMEGTWSTMEKKEKIMWIKKAAEDQKRYERDLCEMRSPVATAVGKKMKFEGEPKKPPSNGYQKFSQEMLSNGELNHLPMKERMTEIGSRWQSLALKDKDRYKKIAEEMQMQYKVVLEEWLTSLPAQIRNTYKEYNSQKRKAPAKPTGPKAKLKKTESEEEDEDDEEDNDNDKEMASSEAASSSGDDDDDDDDDDKDDDDDDDDDDDDDDDDDDDEDDDEVDDKENKSEESSSGSNSGESSDSETD
- the ubtf gene encoding nucleolar transcription factor 1 isoform X4, translating into MSGDLEKDCLQMNGNMETTSQDQEWAQEDLLQLLEGMKSAIPPKDATKYKTTESHLDWQKIAFNSYTPEMCKQKWSEVAKEIRKFRTLTEMIFDAQDYIKNPYKGKKLKKHPDFPKKPLTPYFRFFMEKRAKYAKLHPEMSNLDLTKILSKKYRELPEKKKNKYMEDFQTDKQTFVHSMTRFREEHPDLAESMSKKGPNIPEKAKTPQQLWFSHEKKAYQKVQPDATIKEVKDFLGKQWTQLTDKKRLKWIAKSLEQQKEYQETMREYIQQHPELNLSQGDFAKSTLTKAERHLKDKSEGRPDKPAPNGYSMFCAELMSSMKDVPSTERMVMCSQRWRLIKQSEKEAYQKRCEQRKKEYEIEMNRFLSGLTEEEQQRVLSEEKVGVKRGILANSAASRKRNSKAMASPEKPKRPISAIFIFSEEKRPKLHQERPDLSDSELTRLLARMWNELPDKKKEKYKRLESTLKAQSEKKEDRSLPDPPKTAQDIWQQSVIGDYLARFKNDRPKAQKAMEGTWSTMEKKEKIMWIKKAAEDQKRYERDLCEMRSPVATAVGKKMKFEGEPKKPPSNGYQKFSQEMLSNGELNHLPMKERMTEIGSRWQSLALKDKDRYKKIAEEMQMQYKVVLEEWLTSLPAQIRNTYKEYNSQKRKAPAKPTGPKAKLKKTESEEEDEDDEEDNDNDKEMASSEAASSSGDDDDDDDDDDKDDDDDDDDDDDDDDDDDDDEDDDEVDDKENKSEESSSGSNSGESSDSETD
- the ubtf gene encoding nucleolar transcription factor 1 isoform X3 codes for the protein MNGNMETTSQDQEWAQEDLLQLLEGMKSAIPPKDATKYKTTESHLDWQKIAFNSYTPEMCKQKWSEVAKEIRKFRTLTEMIFDAQDYIKNPYKGKKLKNGSSRRRGTFLGSAICAIKKHPDFPKKPLTPYFRFFMEKRAKYAKLHPEMSNLDLTKILSKKYRELPEKKKNKYMEDFQTDKQTFVHSMTRFREEHPDLAESMSKKGPNIPEKAKTPQQLWFSHEKKAYQKVQPDATIKEVKDFLGKQWTQLTDKKRLKWIAKSLEQQKEYQETMREYIQQHPELNLSQGDFAKSTLTKAERHLKDKSEGRPDKPAPNGYSMFCAELMSSMKDVPSTERMVMCSQRWRLIKQSEKEAYQKRCEQRKKEYEIEMNRFLSGLTEEEQQRVLSEEKVGVKRGILANSAASRKRNSKAMASPEKPKRPISAIFIFSEEKRPKLHQERPDLSDSELTRLLARMWNELPDKKKEKYKRLESTLKAQSEKKEDRSLPDPPKTAQDIWQQSVIGDYLARFKNDRPKAQKAMEGTWSTMEKKEKIMWIKKAAEDQKRYERDLCEMRSPVATAVGKKMKFEGEPKKPPSNGYQKFSQEMLSNGELNHLPMKERMTEIGSRWQSLALKDKDRYKKIAEEMQMQYKVVLEEWLTSLPAQIRNTYKEYNSQKRKAPAKPTGPKAKLKKTESEEEDEDDEEDNDNDKEMASSEAASSSGDDDDDDDDDDKDDDDDDDDDDDDDDDDDDDEDDDEVDDKENKSEESSSGSNSGESSDSETD
- the ubtf gene encoding nucleolar transcription factor 1 isoform X5, which produces MSGDLEKDCLQMNGNMETTSQDQEWAQEDLLQLLEGMKSAIPPKDATKYKTTESHLDWQKIAFNSYTPEMCKQKWSEVAKEIRKFRTLTEMIFDAQDYIKNPYKGKKLKKHPDFPKKPLTPYFRFFMEKRAKYAKLHPEMSNLDLTKILSKKYRELPEKKKNKYMEDFQTDKQTFVHSMTRFREEHPDLAESMSKKGPNIPEKAKTPQQLWFSHEKKAYQKVQPDATIKEVKDFLGKQWTQLTDKKRLKWIAKSLEQQKEYQETMREYIQQHPELNLSQGDFAKSTLTKAERHLKDKSEGRPDKPAPNGYSMFCAELMSSMKDVPSTERMVMCSQRWRLIKQSEKEAYQKRCEQRKKEYEIEMNRFLSGLTEEEQQRVLSEEKVGVKRGILANSAASRKRNSKAMASPEKPKRPISAIFIFSEEKRPKLHQERPDLSDSELTRLLARMWNELPDKKKEKYKRLESTLKAQSEKKEDRSLPDPPKTAQDIWQQSVIGDYLARFKNDRPKAQKAMEGTWSTMEKKEKIMWIKKAAEDQKRYERDLCEMRSPVATAVGKKMKFEGEPKKPPSNGYQKFSQEMLSNGELNHLPMKERMTEIGSRWQSLALKDKDRYKKIAEEMQMQYKVVLEEWLTSLPAQIRNTYKEYNSQKRKAPAKPTGPKAKLKKTESEEEDEDDEEDNDNDKEMASSEAASSSGDDDDDDDDDDDDDDDDDDDDDDDDDDDDDEDDDEVDDKENKSEESSSGSNSGESSDSETD
- the ubtf gene encoding nucleolar transcription factor 1 isoform X2, with product MSGDLEKDCLQMNGNMETTSQDQEWAQEDLLQLLEGMKSAIPPKDATKYKTTESHLDWQKIAFNSYTPEMCKQKWSEVAKEIRKFRTLTEMIFDAQDYIKNPYKGKKLKNGSSRRRGTFLGSAICAIKKHPDFPKKPLTPYFRFFMEKRAKYAKLHPEMSNLDLTKILSKKYRELPEKKKNKYMEDFQTDKQTFVHSMTRFREEHPDLAESMSKKGPNIPEKAKTPQQLWFSHEKKAYQKVQPDATIKEVKDFLGKQWTQLTDKKRLKWIAKSLEQQKEYQETMREYIQQHPELNLSQGDFAKSTLTKAERHLKDKSEGRPDKPAPNGYSMFCAELMSSMKDVPSTERMVMCSQRWRLIKQSEKEAYQKRCEQRKKEYEIEMNRFLSGLTEEEQQRVLSEEKVGVKRGILANSAASRKRNSKAMASPEKPKRPISAIFIFSEEKRPKLHQERPDLSDSELTRLLARMWNELPDKKKEKYKRLESTLKAQSEKKEDRSLPDPPKTAQDIWQQSVIGDYLARFKNDRPKAQKAMEGTWSTMEKKEKIMWIKKAAEDQKRYERDLCEMRSPVATAVGKKMKFEGEPKKPPSNGYQKFSQEMLSNGELNHLPMKERMTEIGSRWQSLALKDKDRYKKIAEEMQMQYKVVLEEWLTSLPAQIRNTYKEYNSQKRKAPAKPTGPKAKLKKTESEEEDEDDEEDNDNDKEMASSEAASSSGDDDDDDDDDDDDDDDDDDDDDDDDDDDDDEDDDEVDDKENKSEESSSGSNSGESSDSETD